From Vibrio splendidus, a single genomic window includes:
- a CDS encoding YfcC family protein codes for MTTQTIPSEKKKGGFFANFKFPSAYTILFILIAFVALLTWVVPAGQYDRAMNEELGREVPVTGTYQAVEGNPQGVIDVLLAPIDGFYDHNSYEAAAIDVSLFILIIGGFLGLVTKTGAIDAGIERVTARLEGREELMIPILMALFAAGGTVYGMAEESLPFYTLLVPVMMAARFDPLVAAATVLLGAGIGVLGSTINPFATVIAANASGIPFTDGIVLRVGMLIIGWGICVAYVMRYARMVQADPTTSIVYDKYEENKAHFLGNASGEKLEFTATRKLILTIFGGSFAVMIYGVSVAGWWMAEISAMFLAATIIVGIVSRMSEEEFTTSFIDGARDLLGVALIIGIARGIVVVMDRGMITDTILFSAEQMVTGLSSVIFINVMFFLEILLSFLVPSTSGLAVLTMPIMAPLADFAGVGRDLVITAYQSASGLVNLITPTSAVVMGGLAIARVPYVRWVKWVMPLVGILMVFCIVVLSIGALI; via the coding sequence ATGACGACTCAGACGATACCAAGCGAGAAAAAAAAGGGCGGCTTCTTTGCCAACTTTAAATTCCCTTCTGCCTACACCATTCTATTTATTCTAATTGCATTCGTAGCCCTGCTTACCTGGGTTGTTCCAGCAGGCCAATACGACCGAGCAATGAATGAAGAGCTAGGTCGAGAAGTACCGGTAACCGGCACCTATCAAGCAGTAGAAGGTAACCCTCAAGGTGTGATTGACGTACTACTCGCGCCCATTGACGGTTTCTACGACCACAATAGCTATGAAGCTGCAGCCATCGACGTTTCACTGTTCATTCTAATCATTGGTGGCTTCTTAGGACTAGTAACCAAAACTGGTGCTATTGATGCCGGTATCGAACGTGTCACCGCCCGCCTAGAAGGGCGAGAAGAGTTGATGATACCGATACTGATGGCGCTGTTTGCTGCTGGCGGTACCGTCTACGGCATGGCGGAAGAATCACTGCCATTCTATACGCTGCTAGTACCAGTAATGATGGCCGCTCGCTTTGACCCTCTGGTTGCTGCTGCAACGGTATTGCTTGGCGCAGGGATTGGGGTGCTAGGGTCAACGATTAACCCATTCGCAACCGTGATCGCTGCCAACGCCTCTGGTATCCCATTCACCGACGGTATCGTGCTACGTGTTGGAATGCTGATTATTGGTTGGGGTATTTGTGTCGCTTACGTTATGCGTTACGCAAGAATGGTTCAAGCTGACCCAACAACATCGATTGTCTACGACAAATACGAAGAGAACAAAGCACACTTCCTTGGTAACGCGAGCGGCGAAAAACTTGAATTCACCGCGACTCGTAAACTGATTCTGACCATTTTCGGTGGCTCTTTCGCTGTGATGATTTACGGTGTATCAGTTGCTGGATGGTGGATGGCTGAGATCTCCGCGATGTTCTTAGCAGCAACAATCATCGTTGGTATTGTATCTCGCATGAGCGAAGAAGAGTTTACCACTAGCTTCATTGACGGTGCTCGAGACCTACTGGGCGTAGCACTTATCATAGGTATCGCACGTGGTATCGTGGTCGTAATGGACCGCGGTATGATCACCGACACCATTCTCTTCTCTGCAGAACAAATGGTGACGGGGCTTTCTTCAGTTATCTTTATTAACGTGATGTTCTTCTTAGAGATTCTATTATCATTCTTAGTACCATCAACGTCTGGATTAGCGGTACTGACTATGCCGATCATGGCACCGTTGGCCGATTTTGCAGGCGTCGGTCGTGACCTTGTTATCACCGCTTACCAATCCGCTTCCGGCTTGGTGAACCTAATCACCCCGACCTCTGCGGTAGTAATGGGTGGCTTGGCTATTGCCCGCGTCCCTTATGTTCGCTGGGTTAAATGGGTAATGCCATTAGTCGGTATCTTAATGGTGTTCTGCATCGTTGTACTAAGTATTGGTGCGCTTATCTAA
- the arcA gene encoding arginine deiminase, producing the protein MSKFYVGSEIGQLRRVLVHRPRRALTHLTPSNCHDLLFDDVLAVERAGKEHDAFTQTLRDQGVEVLLLTDLLADTLAVSEAKDWLLSCQVSDYRLGKTFANDVRCYLGDLPNLELAKILTGGLSYAEMPMKSSSMMQGMHAPTDFIIEPLPNHLFTRDTSCWVYGGVSINPMAKPARQRETNHVRAIYRWHPTFAGQDFIKYFGDEEKINYDNSTIEGGDVLVLGRGAVLIGMSERTTAQGVEHLASSLFKHGQAKQVIAMQLPKHRSCMHLDTVMTHMNEDTFSVYPEVVSKDVQCWNLTGDESGAVKVKEEGYFVTAIEKALDVDKLNLITTGGDNFHAEREQWNDANNVLTVKPGVVIGYEGNTYTNEKYDKAGITVLPIPGDELGRGRGGARCMSCPIERDGI; encoded by the coding sequence ATGAGTAAGTTCTATGTAGGTTCTGAAATAGGTCAATTACGCCGCGTTCTAGTTCACCGTCCAAGACGCGCACTGACTCACCTAACACCCTCTAACTGTCACGATTTGCTGTTTGATGACGTACTGGCTGTTGAGCGTGCAGGTAAAGAGCATGACGCATTTACTCAAACGCTACGTGATCAAGGTGTTGAGGTTCTTCTTCTTACTGACTTGCTAGCCGACACACTAGCGGTGTCAGAAGCGAAAGATTGGCTACTAAGCTGCCAAGTATCTGATTACCGTTTGGGTAAAACATTCGCCAATGATGTGCGCTGCTACTTGGGCGACTTACCAAACCTAGAGCTAGCAAAAATTCTAACGGGCGGTTTGTCTTACGCTGAGATGCCAATGAAATCATCTTCAATGATGCAAGGCATGCACGCACCAACCGACTTCATTATCGAGCCTCTACCAAACCACCTATTTACTCGCGACACATCTTGCTGGGTATACGGCGGTGTATCTATCAACCCAATGGCGAAACCAGCTCGTCAACGTGAAACAAACCACGTTCGCGCTATTTACCGCTGGCACCCAACATTCGCAGGCCAAGACTTCATTAAATACTTCGGCGATGAAGAAAAAATCAATTACGACAACTCTACGATTGAAGGTGGTGACGTTCTTGTACTTGGTCGTGGCGCGGTTCTTATCGGTATGTCTGAGCGTACAACAGCACAAGGTGTTGAACACTTAGCATCTAGCCTATTCAAACACGGTCAAGCGAAACAAGTTATCGCAATGCAGCTACCAAAACACCGCTCTTGCATGCACTTAGACACCGTAATGACGCACATGAACGAAGATACGTTCTCTGTTTACCCTGAAGTCGTGAGTAAAGATGTGCAGTGTTGGAACCTAACTGGTGATGAGTCAGGCGCAGTGAAAGTGAAAGAAGAAGGCTACTTCGTAACGGCTATCGAAAAAGCACTTGACGTAGACAAGCTAAACCTAATCACAACTGGTGGCGACAACTTCCATGCAGAACGTGAACAGTGGAACGATGCAAACAACGTGCTAACGGTTAAACCTGGCGTCGTTATTGGCTACGAAGGCAACACATACACCAACGAAAAATACGACAAAGCAGGCATCACGGTTCTTCCGATTCCAGGAGACGAGCTTGGCCGCGGTCGCGGTGGCGCACGCTGCATGAGCTGCCCAATTGAGCGTGATGGTATCTAA
- the arcC gene encoding carbamate kinase — protein sequence MTKQTVVVALGGNALLRRGEPLEADVQRRNIETAVKTISEIAKVYNVVLVHGNGPQVGLLALQGLEYKKVNPYPLDVLGSETQGMIGYMLMQEFKNYLPDRNISCMLTQMTVDPNDPAFADPTKPIGPIYEEAEARELAEKYHWIVKPDGKHFRRVVPSPRPTGIVEHEAITQLIEAGHLVICTGGGGIPVKKENGKLVGVEAVIDKDMSAAFLAKQLDADALLILTDADAVYLDWGKPTQHALRSTTPGELEKFEFDEGSMGPKIEASCEFIQQGGKVVGIGALEDGLQILQGQAGTNITKD from the coding sequence ATGACTAAGCAAACTGTTGTTGTTGCACTCGGCGGTAACGCCCTACTTCGTCGCGGTGAGCCGTTAGAAGCCGACGTTCAACGCCGTAATATTGAAACAGCGGTTAAAACCATCTCTGAAATCGCGAAAGTGTACAACGTCGTGTTAGTGCATGGTAATGGCCCACAAGTTGGCTTACTTGCCTTGCAAGGTTTGGAATACAAAAAAGTAAACCCGTACCCGCTCGATGTTTTGGGCAGTGAAACTCAAGGCATGATCGGCTACATGTTGATGCAAGAGTTCAAGAACTACCTGCCTGACCGCAACATCTCATGCATGCTAACGCAAATGACCGTCGATCCGAACGACCCTGCATTTGCTGATCCAACGAAGCCAATTGGCCCGATCTACGAAGAAGCAGAAGCACGTGAATTGGCGGAAAAATACCACTGGATAGTAAAACCAGATGGCAAACATTTCCGTCGTGTAGTACCAAGCCCAAGACCGACAGGCATTGTTGAACACGAAGCGATCACACAGCTTATTGAGGCGGGTCACCTAGTCATTTGTACTGGTGGCGGTGGTATCCCAGTGAAAAAAGAGAATGGCAAATTAGTCGGGGTTGAAGCTGTTATCGATAAAGACATGTCGGCCGCTTTCTTAGCTAAACAATTGGATGCAGATGCGCTGCTTATTTTGACCGACGCTGACGCTGTATACCTTGATTGGGGCAAACCAACTCAACACGCACTGCGCAGTACCACACCAGGTGAATTGGAGAAGTTTGAATTTGATGAAGGCTCAATGGGGCCAAAAATTGAAGCATCATGCGAATTCATTCAACAAGGCGGCAAAGTGGTTGGTATCGGCGCACTCGAAGATGGCTTGCAAATACTGCAAGGCCAAGCGGGCACCAATATCACCAAAGATTAA
- a CDS encoding ornithine carbamoyltransferase — translation MAFNLRNRNFLKLLDFTPREIQHLLDLSMELKKAKYNGYEQPTLTGKNIALIFEKTSTRTRCAFEVAAFDQGARVSYLGPSGSQIGHKESMKDTARVLGRMYDGIEYRGFGQEIVEELGAYAGVPVWNGLTDEFHPTQILADFLTMTEYGRGKQLHEISFAYLGDARNNMGNSLMVGAAKMGMDIRLVAPKQFWPQEELLAQCREIAEHTGGKITLTEDVQEGVQGCDFLYTDVWVSMGEAKEAWAERINLMMPYQVNMDMIKATGNPHVKFMHCLPAFHGEDTTVGKQLAAEYPQLKDGVEVTDEVVESEYSIVFDEAENRMHTIKAVMVATLGS, via the coding sequence ATGGCTTTTAACCTACGCAATCGTAACTTCCTAAAACTACTAGATTTCACTCCACGCGAAATTCAACACTTGTTAGATCTTTCTATGGAGCTAAAAAAAGCGAAGTACAACGGTTACGAACAGCCAACACTGACTGGCAAAAACATTGCGCTTATCTTTGAGAAAACGTCTACTCGTACTCGTTGTGCATTTGAAGTTGCCGCGTTCGACCAAGGTGCTCGAGTGTCTTACTTAGGCCCATCTGGCTCTCAAATTGGCCACAAAGAATCAATGAAAGATACCGCTCGCGTTCTTGGCCGTATGTACGATGGCATTGAATACCGCGGCTTCGGTCAAGAAATCGTTGAAGAGCTAGGCGCTTACGCTGGTGTACCGGTATGGAATGGTCTGACTGACGAATTCCACCCAACACAGATCCTTGCTGACTTCCTAACTATGACGGAATACGGTCGTGGTAAACAACTGCATGAAATCAGCTTTGCTTACCTAGGTGATGCTCGCAACAACATGGGTAACTCTCTGATGGTTGGCGCTGCGAAAATGGGCATGGACATTCGCCTTGTTGCTCCAAAACAATTCTGGCCACAAGAAGAGCTATTGGCTCAATGTCGTGAAATCGCAGAACACACTGGCGGCAAAATTACGCTAACAGAAGATGTTCAAGAAGGCGTGCAAGGTTGTGACTTCCTATACACCGACGTTTGGGTATCCATGGGCGAAGCGAAAGAAGCATGGGCTGAGCGCATTAACCTAATGATGCCTTACCAAGTCAACATGGACATGATCAAAGCGACAGGCAACCCACATGTGAAATTCATGCACTGCCTACCGGCTTTCCACGGCGAAGATACCACAGTAGGCAAGCAGCTTGCTGCTGAATATCCGCAGCTTAAAGATGGCGTAGAAGTGACAGATGAAGTGGTCGAGTCTGAATACTCTATCGTGTTCGATGAAGCAGAAAACCGCATGCATACCATCAAAGCAGTAATGGTTGCGACATTAGGCAGCTAA
- the pyrB gene encoding aspartate carbamoyltransferase, with product MAHSLFNKHIISIPELSRDELELIVDTAARLKAEPNPELLKNKVVASCFFEPSTRTRLSFETAVQRLGGTVIGFDNGGNTSLAKKGETLADSVQVISSYVDAFVMRHPQEGAARLASEFSNGVPIVNGGDGANQHPTQTLLDLFSIYETQGTLDNLNVAFVGDLKYGRTVHSLTQALSKFNNVRFFFIAPEVLAMPDYICEELEEMGIQYSTHSSIEEVVPELDVLYMTRVQKERFDASEYAHMKSAYILTADTLKDARQNMKVLHPLPRVDEITTDVDKTPHAYYFEQAENGVYAREALLALVLNDTL from the coding sequence ATGGCGCATTCGTTATTTAACAAGCACATCATCTCCATTCCAGAACTCTCTCGTGATGAACTGGAGCTTATCGTCGATACTGCCGCAAGACTCAAAGCAGAGCCAAATCCAGAGCTGCTGAAAAATAAGGTTGTCGCGAGTTGCTTCTTTGAACCTTCAACTCGAACTCGCCTTTCATTTGAAACCGCAGTTCAACGCCTTGGCGGCACCGTCATCGGCTTTGATAATGGCGGAAACACATCACTGGCTAAGAAAGGCGAAACACTTGCCGATTCGGTGCAGGTCATTTCTTCTTACGTTGATGCCTTTGTGATGCGTCACCCGCAAGAAGGCGCAGCACGTTTAGCCTCTGAATTTTCTAACGGTGTGCCAATTGTGAATGGTGGCGACGGTGCGAACCAACACCCAACGCAGACCTTGTTGGATCTGTTCTCGATTTACGAAACGCAAGGCACGCTCGATAACCTCAATGTGGCATTCGTTGGCGACCTAAAATATGGCCGTACCGTGCACTCATTGACGCAAGCATTATCAAAATTCAATAACGTGCGTTTCTTCTTTATCGCGCCAGAAGTGTTAGCGATGCCAGATTATATCTGTGAAGAATTAGAAGAGATGGGCATCCAATACAGCACCCACAGCAGCATTGAAGAAGTGGTGCCTGAACTGGATGTTCTGTACATGACTCGCGTACAGAAAGAGCGCTTTGATGCGTCAGAATACGCACACATGAAATCGGCTTACATTCTGACGGCCGATACGCTGAAAGACGCTCGCCAAAACATGAAGGTACTTCACCCACTGCCACGCGTCGACGAAATCACAACTGACGTCGATAAAACGCCACACGCTTACTACTTCGAACAAGCCGAAAACGGTGTGTATGCACGTGAAGCTTTATTAGCCCTAGTTCTAAACGACACTTTATAA
- the pyrI gene encoding aspartate carbamoyltransferase regulatory subunit codes for MVKQTQLQVEAIRNGSVIDHIPAHLGIKILKLFKLHKTEQRITMGLNLPSSALGNKDLIKIENIFLTKEQANQLALYAPQATVNQIEEYKVVNKLTLVLPEQINSVFACPNSNCISHGEPVESSFKVQLKHENVQLKCHYCEKVFSREIMSEIR; via the coding sequence ATGGTTAAACAAACTCAGCTACAAGTAGAAGCGATCCGTAACGGCAGCGTCATTGACCACATCCCTGCTCATCTTGGGATTAAAATTCTCAAACTGTTCAAGCTGCATAAAACAGAGCAACGCATCACGATGGGGTTAAACCTGCCATCATCAGCGCTCGGCAATAAAGACCTAATCAAGATTGAGAACATCTTTCTGACCAAGGAACAAGCTAACCAATTGGCTCTGTACGCTCCACAAGCGACAGTGAATCAGATTGAAGAGTACAAAGTGGTCAACAAGCTCACACTTGTGCTGCCAGAACAAATCAACAGTGTGTTCGCCTGCCCAAATAGCAACTGTATTTCACACGGTGAACCTGTCGAAAGTAGCTTTAAAGTGCAGCTAAAACACGAAAACGTACAGCTAAAATGTCACTACTGTGAAAAAGTATTCTCTCGCGAGATCATGAGTGAAATTCGCTAA
- a CDS encoding arginine repressor codes for MNQITEHGCLYSAEDKTLTAACKRLLQQQSFSTQNQLREKLVDIGYTGISQSTVSRILSQLGVVKIQNACGKKVYCITVESAPVRVDASISSQIELITHNQAMVIVKTNPGCAQLVARLVDIDPHTEIIGTVGGNDTVLIIPKDTTNIDACEQVVRARLGVA; via the coding sequence ATGAACCAAATCACTGAGCACGGTTGCTTGTATTCAGCTGAAGATAAAACACTGACTGCCGCGTGCAAACGCTTACTGCAACAGCAAAGCTTCTCGACCCAGAACCAACTGCGCGAGAAACTCGTCGATATTGGCTATACAGGTATCAGTCAATCGACCGTCTCTCGCATTTTGTCACAGCTTGGCGTTGTCAAAATTCAGAATGCCTGTGGCAAAAAGGTTTACTGCATCACGGTTGAAAGCGCGCCTGTGCGTGTCGATGCCTCAATCTCATCACAAATCGAATTAATTACTCACAACCAAGCGATGGTGATTGTAAAAACAAACCCTGGTTGCGCACAGTTGGTCGCAAGATTAGTCGATATCGACCCACATACCGAGATTATCGGTACGGTTGGCGGCAATGACACAGTGTTAATTATTCCGAAAGACACCACGAATATAGATGCTTGCGAACAAGTAGTAAGAGCACGCTTAGGAGTGGCTTAA